The stretch of DNA ATGCGGTACTCGTCGTCGGCCGCATCCAGCGCCGCGATCGTCGCGGCCAGATCGGTGGTGACCGTGGTCCGCGCGCGCACCCAGGCCGTGGCGATCCGTCGCAGCGTCAGTTCGGCGTCCAGCACGATGCCCGTCAGCCCCATGCCCCCGAGCGTCGCGGCGAAGACCTCGTGGTCGTCGGGTGTCACCCAGCGCCTGGTCCCGTCGGCCAGCAGCAGGGTGAAGCCCCGCAGGTGCCGGCGCAGGCTGCCGGCCGCCACGTGGTTCTTGCCGTGCACGTCGGCGGCGATCGCGCCACCGACGGTGATCATCCTCGTGCCCGGGACGACCGGCAGGAACCACCCGTGCGGCACCACCGCGCGCAGCAGTTCGTCGAGGGTGATCCCTGCATCGACCCGCACGGTGCCGGCGGCTGCATCGAACGCGTGCAGCCGGTGGCGGGCGCGCATGGCGACGACCACGCCACCCGCGTTCTGCGCGGCGTCGCCATAGCTGCGGCCGCTCCCGCGCGCCACGACCCCGCGGGGGTCGTCGGGTGGCGCAGCATCCGCATCGGCGGGCGGGCGGACGACCTGCGACGCACTCGCGGTGGTGCGTCCCCAGCCCGCCAGGATCGCGGGCGGCATCAGCCGTACAGCCCGAACAGCACCATCGCGCCCGACGCCAGCACGCCCAGCGCCGTGACCCGGTCGCGCAGGATCAGGTCCTCGGGCTCACCCGTGCGCCCGGCCGCGACGAGCAGCAGGTAGCGCAGTGCGATGAGCGTGACGGGCACGACCGACAACGCGACCCAGAGGCTGGGCGTCCTTCCGGTCACGAGCGTGGACGTGCGGAACGCCCACAGGCAGTAGGCCAGCAGTGTCACGGCCAGGCACACGCCCACGACCTGCTGGAGGAACGCCTGCGGATAGCGTTCGAGGACCGCGCGGTGCTCGCCCGCCAGCTCGCCCATGGCGATCGACTCGGCGTAGCGCTTGCCGGCGACGACGAACAGCGCGGCGAAGCTCGTGACGATCAGGAACCACTCGGTCAGGGCAATGTCCGTGGCCACGCCTCCCGCGAGCGCCCGGATCACGAATCCGGATGCAACGATCATCAGCTCGGCGACGGGCACGCGCTTGAGCTGGACGCTGTAGGCGAACTGCAGCGCCGCGTAGACGACGATCACCGCGGCCAGCGCGGGGCCGATGGCGAGCCACGACAGCACGATGGCGGCGATCTGCAACGCCGCACCGCCGACGAGCGCCGTGCGGCGGTCGACACGCCCCGAAGCGACCGGGCGGTGCCGCTTGGTCGGGTGCAGACGATCGGTGTGCGCGTCGACGGCGTCGTTCACCCAGTACACGCCGGATGCGACCAGGGTGAAGGCGACCACCGCGATCAGCGCGCGCCCGACCGTCGACGGGTCGAGGATGCGTCCCGCCGCGACCGGCGCGGCCAGCACGAGCACGTTCTTGATCCACTGCCTCGGTCGGCACAGCGCGGCCAGCGCCCGCAGGCGCGTCACCGCGGCGGCGCTCCGTCCTGCCGCGGTGGCAGTGGCGGCCGAGTCGGTCGCCGCTGATCCCATGTCGGCTGCCTCACCCCTCGTCGTCATCGTCGGTGTCGCGTCCATCGAGCGCCCGGCGGCGTTCAGCGCCGCGCCTCCACCGGAGCGGCGAACACATCCAGACCATAGCTCTCGAGCGTCTGCGGCGGCATCGTCAAGGTGGGCGCCAGCCTGGTGCTGCGGTGCTGCAGCAGGACGAAGGGTTCACCCGTCGGGCGTCCCGCGAACGTCGTCGGCCGGGCGGCGAGCACGTACAGCGTCCGCCCGCCCGCCCGGCCGGCGAGCTCCAGGATGCGCTCGTTGGAGATCGCCTCGTCGGCCCACGCCGCGGGCACGCCGCAGTGCGCGCGCAGCGGTTGCGTCATGCGGTAGTGCATGGCGGAGCCGGTCTCGTCGAGCAGCAGCAGCGCGGCATCGTCGCCGAGTCGCCGGCACGCCTGCGTCACCTGGTCCGCGAACCCGGCCTCCTCGTGCAGCGCCGCGACGGGCCGGGTCGTCAGCACCGGCGGTACCACCACCAGGACCGCCGCCGCGACGACGGTCGCGCGCACCACCAGGCGGCGCGTGCCGGCGCCGGCGCGTGCCCACAACCGATCCAGCAGCCAGGCCGCGCACAGCAGCAATCCGGGCAGGACGACGGGCAGGAACCGCCGATCCGCCCAGATGTGGTCCGGCGTGATCGACGGCTTCCACACGTACAGCACGGCCACGCCGCTGAAGGTCATCAGGAACGGCACCAGCCGGCCGATCCGAGCCGCGACCACGTCCCGCGTCATCCACGCCCAGCCGGCCACTCCGGCGGCCAGCGCGGGCAGCCCGAGGTACCACGCCAGCCACCGCGCCGTGTCCTCGGCGTAGGTGCGCGCCTCGTTGACCGGCTCGCCCTCCTGCTGCTGGAGGAAGCCGATGGGCGTCGTGCGGTCCCAGGTCGCGGGTGGCAGCGACGGGCGCACGGCGTAGGCGACGATGCCTGCGAGCGCGATCAGGACGGCCAGGCCGAGCGCGATCCTTGCGCGGTGCCGCAGCACGGCGGCCGTGAGCGCTCTGCCCTGCCGGGTGCGCGCGAGCGCCGCGAGTCCTGCGACGGCCAGGAACGCCAGCGCGAGCGGCACCAGGAACGACACGTGCAGTTCGACGTAGAACGGGGCGAACACGAACAGATCGACCGCCGCGATCGCGGTGGTGACGCCCATGCCCGCGAGCACCCACGGTGCGACGCGGCGCATCCGACCGACGACCGCGGGTGGCAGCAACGCCAGCAGCAGCATCAACAGCACGACCAGCCCGTCGAGCCGGGCCAGGAACGCGCCACCGAGCACCATGCCGGCCACGACACCGGTCGCGCGGTCGCGGCGGTCCGCGGCGTGGTCGAGCGCCCACAGCCCGCCGAAGATCATCCCCATCGTGAGCAGCTCGGAGAACGGGGCGCGGGTGAAGTAGATGAACACCAGGTTGACCGCCAACGCGACCTGGACGAGCAGGGCCGGCAGTGGCCGGACCACCCGCTCGGCGAAGGCGAACAGCAGCAGCAGCGCCAACCCGCCGAGCAGCGCGTTGGCCCGCACCATCACGTCGAGTCCGGCGGCCGCAGCGACCGTCGCCATCATCGAGGGGAAGGCGTGCATGAACTGCGCGTAGAGCGGGCCGTCGGGCACGATCTCGTGGAAGCCCGCGGCGAAGTAGCCGAGCCCTGCGGTGTCGTCGAACGGCGGTCGGGCGGCATCGATGATCAGGTCGCCGTCCGAGACGATCCACCCGGCCGTGGCCGTGTACGTGCCGCCGTCGCGCCCGGTCTGCATGTGCTCGCCGGGCAGCGCGCCATTGACCACCGTCGCCGCGACCGCGACCGCCACGGCCGCCACGCGCACCCACGAGCGCGCGCGACGGTCGATCGGGTCGGCGACGGCCCGCGCGCCGCGCGTGACGTGCCACAGGCCCGCCGTCAGCACCGCGGTGGCGATCACGACCGGCAGCAGTGAGAAGACGCCGAGCATCGCGATCGTCACGGCGCTGAGCGCCCACGACAGCTCCGCCAGCAGGACGAGCCATACGAGGTGCACGAACCAGCTCGCACGTCCCTGAGCGGTGGCGACGTCCGCCGTCGCGGGACGTTCGACGGTCAACGCGTCGCGCTGCGACGCAGCTGCCATCGTTGCTCCATTCGTCCCAGAGAGGCTCGACATCGGGTCAGACCGACATTCTGCCGCGTGAGCGGGACGCTCGGGCCGTGTGGGCGGAGACGGATAGGCTCGCCGATCGTGGATCCGTTACCGGCGCACGGTGATGAACCGCGCGGTGGGGGCAAGATGCAGCCACAGGTGTGACCAACAGGAGAGTGACGGTGGCCGACAAGATCGAGAAGACCAGCGACGGACTGCGCGTACCCGACGAGCCGATCATCCCCTTCATCGAGGGCGATGGCACGGGTCCGGACATCTGGGCCGCCGCCGTGCGCGTGTTCGACGCCGCGGTCGACAAGGCGTACGACGGCGACCGCCGGATCGAGTGGACGGAGGTGCTCGCCGGCGAGAAGGCCAACGACGAGGTCGGCGAGTGGCTGCCGCAGGCCACGCTCGACGCGTTCGAGGAGCACCTGGTCGGCATCAAGGGCCCGCTGACGACGCCGGTGGGGGAGGGCTTCCGCAGCCTCAACGTGGCCATCCGCCAGAAGCTCGACCTGTACGTGTGCCTGCGTCCCGTGCGCTGGTACAAGGGCGTGCCGAGCCCTGTCAAGCACCCCGAGAAGGTCGACATGGTGATCTTCCGGGAGAACACCGAGGACGTCTACGCCGGCAAGGAGTTGCAGGAGGGCACCGACGAGGCGCGTCAGGCGCTGAAGTTCTTCGCCGACACCTACGGCTGGGACATCCGCGAGGATTCGGGTCTGGG from Euzebyales bacterium encodes:
- a CDS encoding decaprenyl-phosphate phosphoribosyltransferase, producing MTTRGEAADMGSAATDSAATATAAGRSAAAVTRLRALAALCRPRQWIKNVLVLAAPVAAGRILDPSTVGRALIAVVAFTLVASGVYWVNDAVDAHTDRLHPTKRHRPVASGRVDRRTALVGGAALQIAAIVLSWLAIGPALAAVIVVYAALQFAYSVQLKRVPVAELMIVASGFVIRALAGGVATDIALTEWFLIVTSFAALFVVAGKRYAESIAMGELAGEHRAVLERYPQAFLQQVVGVCLAVTLLAYCLWAFRTSTLVTGRTPSLWVALSVVPVTLIALRYLLLVAAGRTGEPEDLILRDRVTALGVLASGAMVLFGLYG